In one Triplophysa dalaica isolate WHDGS20190420 chromosome 9, ASM1584641v1, whole genome shotgun sequence genomic region, the following are encoded:
- the LOC130428190 gene encoding C3a anaphylatoxin chemotactic receptor-like, with product MSNTTQQTESLSGSQIVTICVYLAMFLVGVIGNGLVVFVTAFKMKSTVNSIWFLNLAIADVFFALAPIMRIVLISGKSFEHVLFQLLSFITELNMFASVFFLTVISLDRCLCTWLVVWAQNKRTLVKARIICTFVWLLSICCSLPFVMHFFNKNLNSTSLFTYRFSVGFLLPFLVIVSAYMAIALRVKRLKKGKLFRPFRLIVALVLVFFLCWFPYHIHKLLNALNAVENNQNASVREIISKSTHFVICLTYVHSCVNPILYVFICEEYKQKLKQSLLLVLETTFAEEHLEAKKEDKMHHSHPFQLPRQETNHVQNLSQCDLF from the coding sequence ATGTCTAATACTACGCAGCAGACAGAAAGCCTGTCGGGCAGTCAGATCGTCACTATTTGTGTTTACCTGGCCATGTTTTTAGTGGGTGTCATTGGAAACGGTCTTGTGGTATTTGTGACCGCCTTCAAAATGAAGTCTACAGTCAACTCCATTTGGTTTCTCAACCTGGCGATCGCAGACGTCTTTTTCGCCTTGGCTCCAATTATGCGGATTGTCCTTATTTCGGGAAAGTCGTTTGAACACGTTTTGTTTCAGCTCCTCTCATTCATAACAGAGCTAAATATGTTCGCGAGTGTTTTCTTTCTGACTGTGATCAGTCTGGACCGATGTCTGTGCACGTGGTTGGTCGTGTGGGCTCAGAATAAACGGACTCTAGTCAAAGCCAGAATCATTTGTACGTTTGTGTGGCTTTTATCCATCTGCTGCAGCCTCCCGTTTGTCATGCACTTCTTCAACAAGAATCTAAACTCGACGTCTCTGTTCACATACAGGTTCTCGGTAGGCTTTCTCCTCCCCTTCCTGGTCATTGTATCTGCATATATGGCTATAGCATTGCGAGTCAAACGCCTCAAAAAGGGGAAGTTGTTCAGACCTTTCCGTCTCATTGTAGCTCTGGTTCTAGTGTTTTTCCTATGCTGGTTCCCTTACCATATTCacaaattattaaatgcattaaatgcagTGGAGAACAACCAGAATGCAAGTGTCCGAGAGATAATATCTAAATCAACACATTTTGTTATCTGCCTGACATATGTACACAGCTGTGTGAACCCCATTCTCTATGTCTTCATCTGTGAGGAGTACAAACAAAAGCTCAAACAGTCCCTTCTGCTGGTGTTAGAGACAACTTTTGCAGAGGAACATCTTGAGGCTAAGAAAGAAGACAAAATGCACCATTCTCATCCCTTCCAGCTGCCAAGACAAGAAACCAACCATGTACAAAACTTATCTCAATGTGATCTGTTTTAG